The following are encoded together in the Drosophila takahashii strain IR98-3 E-12201 chromosome X, DtakHiC1v2, whole genome shotgun sequence genome:
- the orion gene encoding uncharacterized protein orion isoform X1 has product MGFVKWGLPLLLATLVAFQQPTQTEGLIEDVLDIIHVVKEVTSGVLKAWDIVQSSPLAANIDFPLMREKQKKVLQRLKEVSKQIDHTEDQHAQYVALAIESVTSFMHNNAPIMAKMNDISDTINRISSRYQQMQKYEAYKDKLEMTTLITFAEWTVSPNAHSVHHLMDRLHITLLGNEDRTSNTTSTNLLQQLTTAYEVSTNQICNTMQSAQQFIYSLYADIALTELKAYTMMEFSWMMLRVYGKGNYTQEADLMRSDYEKRTERTLKVLKDVMLRADRIVYRCDPAKHVAGVTYDEVTRLLQGYIENEVDLNNEETCRETCGFYQSTRSEGCFKDLYCSRQPKCTGRLYNCQFVDSDMWVCPSPQNSVRRYEFIEYENGRVLGQRGKCTRGTTKVDSWWRYLLWHCSYCFCLCDEQGLKSDRFFNLRDTIADVKRNRIVTGLRFVKKNRIFHLQIQEGELLPRGAVNQSTLEWKPVETYNFFDRDVKKGVDYHMLSYESRSIDLDDVDTDDNSFVITGVRFRVIGTHLNLEAYYSEFDFKTGQLIQPESNSYWKSNDNTDVSGARREKLRLDNADVSTRTITHSIPLSRHNQCIDFTNTGLDKDAAQSTVPFVDIQDVISNPPVPLAGIGIYYKGRNGYGGFLGPKIITYDFTPHVQVPKKKF; this is encoded by the exons ATGGGCTTTGTGAAATGGGGACTTCCCCTGCTGCTGGCCACTTTGGTGGCCTTCCAACAGCCCACACAAACGGAGGGGCTGATCGAGGATGTCCTGGACATCATACATGTGGTCAAGGAGGTCACCTCTGGGGTCCTCAAGGCCTGGGACATTGTACAATCCTCCCCCCTGGCGGCCAACATTGATTTCCCCCTGATGAGGGAGAAGCAAAAGAAGGTCTTGCAGCGCCTGAAAGAAGTCAGCAAGCAAATAGACCACACCGAAGATCAG CACGCTCAATACGTTGCCTTGGCCATCGAATCGGTGACGAGTTTCATGCACAACAACGCTCCCATTATGGCCAAGATGAACGACATCTCGGATACAATCAATAGGATCTCATCGCGCTATCAGCAGATGCAAAAGTACGAGGCTTACAAGGATAAGTTGGAGATGACAACGCTCATAACATTTGCCGAGTGGACGGTTTCGCCAAATGCCCATTCGGTGCACCATCTGATGGATCGCCTGCATATCACACTGCTCGGAAACGAGGATAGAACCTCGAATACAACGTCCACCAATCTGCTCCAGCAACTGACCACCGCCTATGAG GTGTCCACCAATCAGATTTGCAATACGATGCAATCGGCCCAGCAGTTCATATACTCGCTATATGCCGACATAGCCCTCACCGAACTGAAAGCCTACACCATGATGGAGTTCTCGTGGATGATGTTGCGGGTCTACGGCAAGGGCAACTACACCCAGGAGGCGGATCTCATGCGATCGGATTACGAGAAGCGGACGGAACGCACACTAAAAGTGCTCAAGGATGTAATGCTGCGAGCGGATCGTATTGTCTATCGCTGCGATCCGGCGAAGCATGTAGCAGGTGTAACCTACGACGAGGTCACGCGACTCCTGCAGGGCTACATCGAGAACGAGGTGGATCTGAATAACGAGGAGACGTGCCGCGAGACCTGCGGCTTCTATCAGTCCACCCGCAGCGAGGGCTGCTTCAAGGATCTCTACTGTTCCCGCCAGCCAAAGTGCACGGGTCGCCTGTACAACTGCCAGTTCGTCGACTCCGACATGTGGGTGTGTCCGTCGCCGCAGAACAGCGTCCGGCGCTACGAGTTCATCGAGTACGAGAACGGACGCGTCCTTGGGCAGCGCGGCAAGTGCACCAGGGGCACCACCAAGGTGGACAGCTGGTGGCGATACCTCCTCTGGCACTGCAGCTACTGCTTCTGCCTGTGCGATGAGCAGGGTCTCAAGTCGGATCGCTTCTTCAACCTACGCGACACGATCGCCGATGTGAAGCGCAACAG AATCGTGACTGGCCTGCGTTTCGTGAAGAAAAACCGCATCTTTCACCTGCAAATCCAGGAGGGCGAACTCCTGCCTCGCGGCGCCGTCAATCAGAGCACTCTGGAGTGGAAGCCCGTGGAGACGTACAACTTCTTCGATCGGGACGTGAAAAAGGGCGTCGACTATCACATGCTCAGCTACGAGAGTCGCTCCATCGATCTGGACGACGTGGACACGGATGACAATAGCTTTGTGATCACCGGCGTGCGGTTCCGTGTGATTGGCACTCATCTAAATTTGGAGGCCTACTACAGCGAGTTCGACTTCAAGACGGGCCAGCTCATCCAGCCGGAGAGCAACAGCTATTGGAAGTCCAACGATAATACCGATGTCAGCGGGGCACgcag GGAGAAACTGCGCCTGGATAACGCGGACGTGTCCACGCGGACAATCACCCACTCGATACCTCTGTCGCGCCACAATCAGTGCATCGACTTCACCAACACGGGCCTGGACAAGGATGCCGCCCAGAGCACCGTGCCCTTCGTGGACATTCAGGACGTGATCTCGAATCCACCAGTTCCACTGGCCGGCATTGGCATCTACTACAAGGGCCGCAACGGCTACGGCGGCTTCTTGGGCCCCAAGATCATCACCTACGACTTCACGCCCCACGTTCAGGTGCCAAAGAAGAAGTTCTAG
- the orion gene encoding uncharacterized protein orion isoform X2, with protein sequence MAAPIALFVVVVALVFCGNTKSASAEKWMHPRVPTLEVDALRTEYIALERSLWDYLAKTANSQNNKETQIRKVYDSHRDFDSKTLMGRNFEEHRYEILNHYEWTLLEKDLIYISKLYEAYKDTFVKQNNSGQLDELAVLNLARAILQNDNTASIPRILQEIERVMVAQTLYYRAMIVSTNQICNTMQSAQQFIYSLYADIALTELKAYTMMEFSWMMLRVYGKGNYTQEADLMRSDYEKRTERTLKVLKDVMLRADRIVYRCDPAKHVAGVTYDEVTRLLQGYIENEVDLNNEETCRETCGFYQSTRSEGCFKDLYCSRQPKCTGRLYNCQFVDSDMWVCPSPQNSVRRYEFIEYENGRVLGQRGKCTRGTTKVDSWWRYLLWHCSYCFCLCDEQGLKSDRFFNLRDTIADVKRNRIVTGLRFVKKNRIFHLQIQEGELLPRGAVNQSTLEWKPVETYNFFDRDVKKGVDYHMLSYESRSIDLDDVDTDDNSFVITGVRFRVIGTHLNLEAYYSEFDFKTGQLIQPESNSYWKSNDNTDVSGARREKLRLDNADVSTRTITHSIPLSRHNQCIDFTNTGLDKDAAQSTVPFVDIQDVISNPPVPLAGIGIYYKGRNGYGGFLGPKIITYDFTPHVQVPKKKF encoded by the exons ATGGCGGCGCCTATCgctctgtttgttgttgttgttgcacttgtGTTTTGTGGAAATACGAAATCGGCATCGGCCGAGAAATGGATGCATCCACGCGTTCCCACACTGGAAGTGGACGCCCTGCGCACCGAGTATATTGCCCTGGAACGCTCCCTGTGGGATTATCTGGCCAAAACGGCCAATAGCCAGAATAATAAGGAGACGCAGATAAGGAAAGTGTACGATTCGCATCGGGATTTCGATTCGAAGACGCTCATGGGTCGCAACTTTGAGGAGCATCGCTACGAGATCCTCAATCACTATGAATGGACACTGCTGGAAAAGGATCTCATCTATATCAGCAAGCTATACGAGGCCTACAAG GACACCTTTGTCAAGCAGAACAACAGCGGTCAACTGGATGAACTGGCCGTTTTAAATCTCGCCAGGGCCATCCTGCAAAACGATAACACCGCCTCGATACCACGCATCCTGCAGGAAATCGAACGAGTGATGGTTGCCCAGACCCTCTACTACCGGGCCATGATA GTGTCCACCAATCAGATTTGCAATACGATGCAATCGGCCCAGCAGTTCATATACTCGCTATATGCCGACATAGCCCTCACCGAACTGAAAGCCTACACCATGATGGAGTTCTCGTGGATGATGTTGCGGGTCTACGGCAAGGGCAACTACACCCAGGAGGCGGATCTCATGCGATCGGATTACGAGAAGCGGACGGAACGCACACTAAAAGTGCTCAAGGATGTAATGCTGCGAGCGGATCGTATTGTCTATCGCTGCGATCCGGCGAAGCATGTAGCAGGTGTAACCTACGACGAGGTCACGCGACTCCTGCAGGGCTACATCGAGAACGAGGTGGATCTGAATAACGAGGAGACGTGCCGCGAGACCTGCGGCTTCTATCAGTCCACCCGCAGCGAGGGCTGCTTCAAGGATCTCTACTGTTCCCGCCAGCCAAAGTGCACGGGTCGCCTGTACAACTGCCAGTTCGTCGACTCCGACATGTGGGTGTGTCCGTCGCCGCAGAACAGCGTCCGGCGCTACGAGTTCATCGAGTACGAGAACGGACGCGTCCTTGGGCAGCGCGGCAAGTGCACCAGGGGCACCACCAAGGTGGACAGCTGGTGGCGATACCTCCTCTGGCACTGCAGCTACTGCTTCTGCCTGTGCGATGAGCAGGGTCTCAAGTCGGATCGCTTCTTCAACCTACGCGACACGATCGCCGATGTGAAGCGCAACAG AATCGTGACTGGCCTGCGTTTCGTGAAGAAAAACCGCATCTTTCACCTGCAAATCCAGGAGGGCGAACTCCTGCCTCGCGGCGCCGTCAATCAGAGCACTCTGGAGTGGAAGCCCGTGGAGACGTACAACTTCTTCGATCGGGACGTGAAAAAGGGCGTCGACTATCACATGCTCAGCTACGAGAGTCGCTCCATCGATCTGGACGACGTGGACACGGATGACAATAGCTTTGTGATCACCGGCGTGCGGTTCCGTGTGATTGGCACTCATCTAAATTTGGAGGCCTACTACAGCGAGTTCGACTTCAAGACGGGCCAGCTCATCCAGCCGGAGAGCAACAGCTATTGGAAGTCCAACGATAATACCGATGTCAGCGGGGCACgcag GGAGAAACTGCGCCTGGATAACGCGGACGTGTCCACGCGGACAATCACCCACTCGATACCTCTGTCGCGCCACAATCAGTGCATCGACTTCACCAACACGGGCCTGGACAAGGATGCCGCCCAGAGCACCGTGCCCTTCGTGGACATTCAGGACGTGATCTCGAATCCACCAGTTCCACTGGCCGGCATTGGCATCTACTACAAGGGCCGCAACGGCTACGGCGGCTTCTTGGGCCCCAAGATCATCACCTACGACTTCACGCCCCACGTTCAGGTGCCAAAGAAGAAGTTCTAG
- the LOC108057724 gene encoding DM7 family protein GG17593 translates to MKKRGNNRGKPGSGVLELHQVKRVEAADKMVVIKNPKYLPNLHSLVMPQICYEHSNRIVAARLSMEIHQHNPAAALFFEGCEAPHLTVPRSLFPSRAPLDKIIFMPKLLLPVGFEAGGVFGPGVIPRRFYPTGLMPPNHKGPTPPLFVGLRSVDFQMPPEVKKLLETVPAALTTVVPTPTPTPTPVPTPTPISTPPKPEVLIGYTANYTPFSTQDHSAEVSALEDRLFRYEISLSMVYNPAEPPKPPSPYPLRIVPVQYNIYTPDLSNVVMFVPLKRKLTVAILSTILHPHVPAVALATMNDEQCPQFELPGDIFPRLEGVKRPIFLPKRFLPKGFEACCVFKPGSLPEPLFLTSIGKDGTPQPQHSNAITPPLFVGKFLEQEEEDPLMETPSTSGSVPSVEFKTPKSTRRPSAKLPKGFLVLETEDPETPPGATDLLDYEDAYNEGGFVRVMRHEARESRESRESRESEEESPDPNLAADLATLNQLYLRVFGDEPNQNPKKKNKDKKPTENPYELEDAILAELRLETTLLKEKYEAELAAMPKPEPETEAEVEEAAGNEASTSEDGKKKYLKHFKIDSDIDLIADAVADLGKSEMEIMFEDTLPGVNIDRALDQLQHVLEDRNMIRMATHLEFEQHIDRMDKMLNLALRQTKQPCSECGKMH, encoded by the exons ATGAAGAAGCGTGGAAATAACCGTG GAAAGCCCGGTTCCGGGGTGCTGGAGCTGCACCAGGTGAAGCGCGTGGAAGCGGCGGATAAGATGGTGGTGATCAAGAATCCCAAGTACCTGCCCAATCTGCACAGTCTGGTGATGCCGCAGATCTGCTACGAGCACAGCAACCGCATCGTGGCGGCCCGTCTCTCGATGGAGATCCATCAGCACAATCCCGCCGCCGCCCTCTTCTTCGAGGGCTGCGAGGCGCCCCACCTGACTGTCCCCCGCTCCCTGTTCCCGAGTCGAGCGCCGCTGGACAAGATCATCTTCATGCCCAAGCTGCTGCTTCCCGTGGGCTTTGAAGCGGGCGGAGTTTTTGGACCTGGCGTGATTCCACGACGCTTCTATCCCACCGGACTGATGCCGCCGAATCACAAGGGACCCACGCCGCCACTCTTCGTGGGGCTGCGCTCCGTGGACTTTCAGATGCCGCCGGAGGTCAAGAAGCTACTGGAAACGGTGCCGGCTGCCCTGACCACAGTGGTGCCCACTCCCACACCCACTCCCACTCCCGTTCCCACACCCACTCCCATTTCCACTCCTCCGAAACCGGAAGTTCTGATCGGCTACACGGCCAACTACACGCCTTTTTCCACCCAGGATCATTCCGCCGAGGTGAGCGCTCTGGAGGATCGCCTATTCCGCTACGAGATATCCCTGTCCATGGTCTACAACCCGGCGGAACCGCCGAAGCCACCGTCTCCCTATCCACTGCGCATTGTGCCCGTGCAGTACAACATCTACACGCCGGATCTCAGCAATGTGGTGATGTTTGTGCCGCTCAAGCGGAAGCTAACGGTGGCCATTCTCTCGACGATCCTGCATCCGCATGTTCCTGCCGTGGCCCTGGCCACCATGAACGACGAGCAGTGTCCGCAATTCGAGCTGCCCGGCGACATTTTTCCCCGGCTCGAGGGCGTCAAGCGTCCCATCTTTCTGCCCAAGCGTTTCCTGCCCAAGGGATTCGAGGCCTGCTGCGTCTTCAAGCCGGGCTCCCTGCCGGAGCCTCTGTTCCTGACCAGCATCGGCAAGGACGGCACTCCGCAGCCGCAGCACAGCAATGCCATAACGCCGCCACTGTTTGTGGGCAAGTTcttggagcaggaggaggaggatcctCTGATGGAGACACCCTCGACCTCGGGATCCGTCCCTTCCGTGGAGTTCAAAACCCCGAAGAGCACTCGCCGCCCGTCGGCCAAGCTGCCCAAGGGCTTCCTGGTCCTGGAGACCGAGGATCCGGAGACCCCGCCGGGCGCCACCGATTTGCTGGACTACGAGGATGCCTACAATGAGGGTGGCTTTGTGCGGGTGATGCGTCACGAGGCCAGGGAGTCCAGGGAGTCCAGGGAGTCCAGGGAGTCCGAGGAGGAGTCCCCGGATCCCAACCTAGCAGCCGATTTGGCCACCTTAAATCAGCTGTATTTAAGAGTTTTTGGTGATGAACCAAACCAAAACCCTAAGAAAAAGAATAAGGATAAGAAACCCACCGAGAACCCCTACGAATTGGAGGACGCAATATTGGCGGAATTGCGATTGGAGACGACATTGCTGAAGGAGAAATACGAAGCGGAATTGGCGGCGATGCCGAAACCGgaaccggaaacggaagcggAAGTAGAAGAGGCAGCCGGAAACGAAGCGAGCACATCGGAGGACGGCAAAAAGAAGTATCTCAAGCACTTCAAGATCGATAGCGACATCGATCTAATAGCCGATGCGGTGGCCGACTTGGGCAAGTCCGAAATGGAGATTATGTTCGAGGACACGCTGCCCGGGGTGAATATCGATCGGGCTTTGGATCAACTGCAGCACGTGCTCGAGGATCGCAACATGATCCGCATGGCCACCCACCTGGAATTCGAGCAGCACATCGACAGGATGGACAAGATGCTCAACTTGGCCCTGCGCCAAACCAAGCAGCCCTGCTCCGAATGCGGCAAAATGCACTGA